In Elephas maximus indicus isolate mEleMax1 chromosome 4, mEleMax1 primary haplotype, whole genome shotgun sequence, a genomic segment contains:
- the RBP5 gene encoding LOW QUALITY PROTEIN: retinol-binding protein 5 (The sequence of the model RefSeq protein was modified relative to this genomic sequence to represent the inferred CDS: substituted 1 base at 1 genomic stop codon): MPPNLTGYYRFVSQKNMEDYLQALNINMALQKIVLLLKPDKEIDHRGNHMTVKTLSTFRNYILEFDVGVEFEEDLRIVDGRKCQTIVTWEEEQLVCVQKGEVPNXGWKHWLDGEKLHLELTAREAVCEQVFRKVR; this comes from the exons ATGCCTCCCAACCTCACCGGCTACTACCGCTTTGTCTCACAGAAGAACATGGAAGACTACCTGCAAGCCCTAA ACATCAACATGGCTTTGCAGAAGATAGTGCTGCTGCTGAAGCCAGACAAGGAGATTGACCATCGAGGCAACCACATGACAGTGAAGACCCTCAGCACCTTCCGCAACTACATTCTGGAATTCGACGTGGGAGTTGAGTTTGAAGAGGATCTCAGGATTGTGGATGGACGGAAATGCCAG ACAATAGTAACCTGGgaggaggagcagctggtgtgtgtgCAGAAAGGGGAGGTCCCCAACTGAGGCTGGAAACACTGGCTGGATGGAGAGAAGTTGCATCTG GAACTGACTGCCAGGGAGGCAGTGTGTGAGCAGGTCTTCAGGAAGGTCAGATAG